A genomic segment from Campylobacter concisus encodes:
- a CDS encoding CinA family protein — protein sequence MRQSILIIGEDLEINREFLNYIFQSYEDHFGELGVVSFAPKNSKELPFIIENLSKDYDFVSIFGSDENFAIAAKIVATLTGGSLELKDSTTLALKDSLDYSKNSFLASLNNAQINLIKANPNEELGEFLTDYEPDFSYFHLIDIDADSAKILMLPLAKTYEVDITLAQILPNLILVRAKSNKFGQIESFLQGVKTLFSQKFIPQKDVIKFVAKKLMQKGLKISFAESCTAGLAAAKFARYGGISASFDGSLVTYANHIKHEWLGVEDEILDTYGAVSEPCVKAMVKGTLSTTNADFALAISGIAGPGGGTASKPVGTVYVAAGDRNGNIEVERLLLKGERNYVREQSVLSAYLCLLRLKSEIFFA from the coding sequence ATGAGACAAAGTATCTTGATAATAGGCGAAGATCTTGAGATAAATAGAGAATTTCTAAACTACATTTTTCAAAGCTACGAGGATCATTTTGGCGAGCTTGGAGTGGTCAGTTTTGCTCCAAAAAATAGCAAAGAGCTACCTTTTATCATCGAAAATTTATCAAAAGATTACGACTTTGTAAGCATTTTTGGCTCGGATGAAAATTTTGCTATTGCCGCAAAGATCGTAGCAACGCTAACTGGGGGCTCGCTCGAGCTAAAAGATAGCACGACACTTGCGCTTAAAGATAGCTTAGACTACTCTAAAAATAGCTTTCTAGCCAGCCTAAATAACGCCCAGATAAATCTCATAAAAGCTAATCCAAATGAAGAGCTAGGCGAGTTTCTCACCGACTATGAGCCTGATTTTAGCTACTTTCATCTAATAGACATCGACGCAGATAGCGCGAAGATCCTTATGCTGCCACTTGCTAAAACTTACGAGGTCGATATCACTCTTGCACAGATCCTGCCAAATTTGATACTAGTAAGGGCAAAAAGCAATAAATTTGGTCAGATCGAGAGTTTTTTACAAGGGGTAAAAACGCTATTTTCGCAAAAATTTATCCCGCAAAAAGATGTGATCAAATTTGTAGCAAAAAAGCTCATGCAAAAGGGGCTTAAAATTTCATTTGCTGAGTCTTGCACGGCTGGGCTTGCGGCGGCTAAATTTGCAAGATATGGCGGCATCTCAGCTAGCTTTGATGGCTCGTTAGTAACCTACGCAAATCACATAAAGCACGAGTGGCTGGGCGTTGAGGATGAAATTTTAGATACTTACGGAGCTGTGAGCGAGCCTTGCGTAAAAGCGATGGTAAAAGGCACGCTAAGCACGACAAATGCGGACTTTGCACTTGCGATTAGCGGTATAGCAGGACCAGGTGGTGGCACAGCTAGCAAACCAGTTGGCACGGTATATGTCGCAGCTGGCGATAGAAACGGCAACATCGAGGTTGAGAGACTGCTTTTAAAAGGGGAGCGCAACTACGTAAGAGAGCAAAGCGTGCTAAGTGCCTATCTATGTTTGCTTCGGTTAAAAAGCGAGATATTTTTCGCATAA
- a CDS encoding TPM domain-containing protein, with amino-acid sequence MKKIFALLFFIFCFCFAINFNEQINDEAQIFSKNEKAELLSLVQNYEQNSTTQIAIVTLKSLENKSIEEISLEIARGYKLGQKQSSNGVLLIIAPNERKVRIEVGYGLEGMLTDAISSQIINDVIVPKFKQGDMGGGVIEGTKAIIKVASGEEFESESDEEEIPFGIVAFFAGMISCFISGFLGKFFIRVGFSACFAGLISTVFEQFFGVKNYFIVFAIVFIIFFIILKNAFKKNTQGKNTHSGFRRDRSDSNSSGSGHSSSSRGGGFSGGGGGFGGGGASGSW; translated from the coding sequence ATGAAGAAAATTTTTGCTCTTTTATTTTTTATATTTTGCTTTTGTTTTGCCATAAATTTTAATGAGCAGATAAATGACGAGGCTCAAATTTTCTCTAAAAATGAGAAAGCTGAGCTTTTAAGCTTGGTGCAAAATTACGAGCAAAATAGCACGACGCAAATTGCTATCGTGACGCTTAAATCACTAGAAAATAAAAGCATAGAAGAGATCTCTCTTGAGATAGCTAGAGGCTACAAGCTGGGACAAAAACAAAGCAGTAATGGAGTGCTTTTAATAATCGCTCCAAACGAGAGGAAAGTACGTATAGAGGTTGGTTATGGACTCGAAGGTATGCTAACTGACGCTATATCAAGCCAGATCATAAATGATGTGATAGTGCCTAAATTTAAGCAAGGCGATATGGGTGGTGGCGTGATAGAGGGCACAAAAGCTATCATAAAAGTAGCTAGTGGTGAAGAATTTGAAAGCGAGAGTGATGAAGAAGAGATACCATTTGGAATAGTTGCCTTTTTTGCTGGCATGATCTCGTGTTTTATCTCTGGCTTTTTAGGTAAATTTTTTATACGAGTTGGCTTTAGTGCGTGTTTTGCAGGGCTGATATCTACGGTATTTGAGCAATTTTTTGGCGTGAAAAATTACTTCATTGTCTTTGCCATTGTGTTTATAATATTTTTTATTATTTTAAAAAATGCCTTTAAAAAAAATACTCAAGGCAAAAATACACACAGTGGCTTTAGGCGTGATAGATCAGACTCAAATAGCAGTGGCAGCGGCCATTCAAGCAGTTCAAGAGGCGGTGGCTTTAGTGGCGGCGGAGGCGGTTTTGGCGGAGGCGGGGCAAGTGGCAGCTGGTAA
- a CDS encoding LemA family protein, giving the protein MKNLIAVIIVIAALAFGAFKYINSFVALDENVNAKWSQVLNQYKRRAELVPNLVETVKGYAAHEQKIFEDVANARSKSMQVSVDASGLSDEAKMKEFMTAQSSFGLALGRLMAVSENYPELKANQNFLSLQSQLEGTQNRISVAMHDYIEAVKEYNVALRSFPNKFIASTFYPELKPKQNLEISNEEKINPKVSFEK; this is encoded by the coding sequence ATGAAAAATTTAATAGCCGTTATTATAGTTATCGCTGCACTTGCTTTTGGTGCTTTTAAGTATATAAATTCATTTGTTGCACTTGATGAAAATGTAAATGCAAAGTGGTCGCAGGTGTTAAATCAATATAAAAGAAGGGCTGAGCTTGTGCCAAATTTAGTTGAAACTGTAAAAGGCTACGCAGCTCATGAGCAAAAAATTTTTGAAGATGTGGCAAATGCTAGAAGCAAGAGCATGCAAGTAAGCGTTGATGCAAGTGGTCTTAGCGATGAAGCTAAGATGAAAGAATTTATGACAGCACAAAGCTCATTTGGCTTGGCACTTGGCAGGCTTATGGCAGTTAGTGAGAACTATCCAGAGCTAAAAGCAAATCAAAATTTCTTATCTCTTCAGAGTCAGCTTGAAGGTACGCAAAACCGCATAAGCGTAGCAATGCATGATTATATCGAAGCTGTAAAAGAGTATAACGTAGCCCTTAGAAGCTTTCCAAATAAATTTATAGCAAGTACTTTTTATCCAGAGCTAAAGCCAAAACAAAATCTTGAAATAAGTAACGAAGAGAAGATAAACCCAAAAGTTTCATTTGAGAAATGA
- a CDS encoding ABC transporter substrate-binding protein, with the protein MLAVELLKSHFAKFDLVAVLIKFLEQSHFDKEKFDLLKQNNFKILDKNIKQEIVGTAGFKEFFDEKFQSFLCELMQSKVLIVSGKEYKFSELEIYTCFDANTYKRQCEVGEIYFHNFGFDISFKSEPSLYGGVLVRSLKLLNGQNFIFGPRKCALHILNSNISNLNFDLKEADFRKDEITFTSRIRSFGDENQQKNDCLRAFTAEFEKALEFDENYKKRLNAYKKG; encoded by the coding sequence ATGCTAGCTGTCGAGCTGCTTAAAAGCCATTTTGCTAAATTTGATCTGGTGGCGGTGCTTATTAAATTTTTAGAGCAAAGTCATTTTGATAAAGAAAAATTTGATCTGCTCAAACAAAATAACTTTAAAATTTTAGATAAAAATATAAAACAAGAGATAGTTGGGACTGCTGGTTTTAAAGAGTTTTTTGACGAGAAATTTCAGAGCTTTTTATGCGAGCTTATGCAAAGTAAAGTTTTAATTGTTTCTGGCAAAGAGTATAAATTTAGCGAGCTTGAAATTTATACTTGTTTTGACGCAAATACCTACAAAAGGCAGTGCGAGGTAGGAGAGATTTACTTTCACAACTTTGGTTTTGACATATCTTTTAAAAGCGAGCCATCGCTTTATGGTGGTGTTTTAGTAAGAAGCCTAAAGCTCTTAAACGGGCAAAATTTTATCTTTGGGCCAAGAAAATGTGCCTTACATATCTTAAATAGCAACATTAGTAATTTAAACTTTGATCTAAAAGAGGCTGATTTTAGAAAAGATGAGATTACTTTTACGTCACGTATTAGATCATTTGGCGATGAAAACCAGCAAAAAAATGATTGCCTTAGAGCATTTACTGCTGAGTTTGAAAAAGCCTTAGAGTTTGATGAAAATTATAAAAAGAGATTAAATGCCTATAAAAAGGGGTGA